A single Sander lucioperca isolate FBNREF2018 chromosome 24, SLUC_FBN_1.2, whole genome shotgun sequence DNA region contains:
- the LOC116044706 gene encoding protein NLRC5-like, whose translation MASTTQSASDYVKNHRSRLVGKLKNLSVILENLSQENSDKKQVLSDEEVCVIEAEKTDYNKTRRILDSVIKKGAAACYEFLRIIYMTRKRTLDPDLHYWISWFPFKEDTEMDTNYLQGSKPCHRYQGKLKSKAQKISDEFWKNQFKGNNKPDLSYTSLVLDTQGKDSPSKIKKLKNKKMKKSRPKKLRTYIPEDKANISPRDLLTKHQNILLVGKPGIGKTALAHEMLKLWAERDNETLDYMFYFDMRETSDIRKDTSLEDLLFSVYSEPDEGKEEVLQDIKQNSDNVTLIFDGVTDLSSSVVKRLVEKDLLPDAKVIVTCRQDDDEEFVSEDYLRVEVKGFSEQTIKTYLSAMLGEEQKKVLSNVELLTLCHVPMYALMVAVCFSFETPEDSPQPCTITEIYINIVRFCLQINNNIDEKDLNPFINNKSKEILSLAEAAFHATEGKTVNLTEHPCKDSCVLGFLKALFIKVAHTETKATCAFLHYTMQEFFAALWLLKNPEKIKEVFQQCLTEEKKHMKHLIPFMCGLLNEKSPSLMNCLIPAQELKNTSNWFFKEMITTFSNSELYGDILFFCQCLYESQCPEACAHLLDKLGYHLDLSGESLDPYPCCAVAYVVTQSKERKIFLELEDVTVSEQGMTRLFGCLANVQWYD comes from the exons ATGGCTTCTACAACACAGTCTGCCTCAGATTACGTCAAGAATCACAGATCCCGCCTTGTGGGAAAATTAAAGAATCTCTCAGTGATTCTGGAGAACTTGAGTCAGGAGAACTCGGATAAGAAACAAGTTTTAAGTGATGAGGAGGTCTGTGTAATAGAAGCAGAGAAAACTGACTACAATAAAACCAGAAGAATACTGGACTCAGTCATAAAAAAGGGGGCAGCAGCCTGCTATGAGTTCCTCAGGATTATTTACATGACGAGGAAGAGGACATTAGATCCTGACCTGCACTACTGGATCAGCTGGTTTCCTTTCAAGgaagacacagaaatggatACAAACTACCTACAAG GCTCAAAGCCGTGCCACCGATATCAGGGAAAGTTGAAGTCAAAAGCACAAAAAATATCAGATGAGTTTTGGAAAAATCAGTTTAAAGGAAACAACAAGCCTGATCTGTCGTACACATCACTTGTGTTAGACACACAAGGAAAAGATTCTCCATCTAAAATAAAGAAGTTAAAGAACAAGAAAATGAAGAAGAGTCGCCCTAAAAAGCTACGGACATACATCCCTGAGGACAAAGCAAACATTTCCCCCCGTGACCTGCTGacaaaacatcaaaacataCTCCTGGTTGGTAAACCTGGAATTGGAAAGACAGCACTCGCTCATGAAATGTTAAAACTCTGGGCAGAAAGAGACAACGAGACGCTCGATTACATGTTTTACTTTGACATGAGAGAAACATCCGACATCAGGAAGGACACGAGCTTGGAGGATCTTCTCTTCAGTGTGTACAGTGAACcagatgaaggcaaagaagaGGTCTTACAGGACATTAAGCAGAACTCTGACAATGTTACACTCATCTTTGATGGAGTCACAGATCTGTCTTCATCAGTGGTGAAGAGACTTGTAGAGAAGGACCTACTACCTGATGCTAAAGTCATCGTGACTTGCAGACAGGATGATGACGAAGAGTTTGTTTCTGAGGACTATCTCAGAGTGGAAGTGAAAGGCTTTAGTGAGCAGACTATAAAAACATACTTATCTGCAATGCTCGGTGAAGAACAGAAGAAGGTTTTGAGCAACGTGGAGTTGTTAACTCTGTGCCATGTCCCAATGTATGCACTGATGGTGGCTGTCTGCTTTTCATTTGAGACGCCAGAAGACTCTCCACAGCCATGCACCATTACTGAAATCTACATCAATATCGTTCGTTTTTGCcttcaaataaacaacaacataGACGAGAAAGATCTAAATCCCTTCATCAACAACAAGAGTAAGGAAATACTGTCTTTGGCTGAGGCTGCTTTTCATGCAACTGAAGGAAAAACTGTGAACTTGACAGAACATCCCTGTAAGGACAGCTGTGTCCTTGGCTTTCTGAAAGCACTTTTTATCAAAGTGGCCCACACTGAGACAAAAGCCACATGTGCATTTCTCCATTACACAATGCAGGAGTTTTTTGCAGCTCTGTGGCTCTTGAAGAATCCAGAAAAAATCAAGGAAGTTTTTCAGCAATGCCTCACTGAGGAGAAGAAACACATGAAACATCTGATCCCTTTCATGTGTGGATTGTTGAATGAGAAGAGCCCCAGTTTGATGAATTGTCTGATTCCAGCTCAGGAGCTCAAGAATACATCTAACTGGTTCTTCAAGGAAATGATAACCACATTTTCCAACAGTGAGCTTTATGGGGACATACTCTTCTTCTGCCAGTGTTTGTATGAGTCCCAGTGTCCTGAAGCATGCGCCCACCTTCTGGACAAACTGGGCTACCATCTTGATCTGAGTGGAGAGAGTCTCGATCCTTACCCTTGCTGTGCTGTGGCCTATGTGGTCACTCAGTCAAAGGAGAGGAAAATATTCCTGGAGCTTGAGGACGTCACGGTGTCAGAACAAGGAATGACACGACTATTTGGATGCCTTGCAAATGTCCAGTGGTATGACTAA